The following coding sequences are from one Leptospira mayottensis 200901116 window:
- the ftsA gene encoding cell division protein FtsA has translation MSEPRDKIIAALDLGTSLTKVVLARPISEYEVEIIGTGAYPSSGVKNGSIINIESTTRSIIEAVSEAELTSGQEISVVAVNITGKTVRADNSKGVVAITNRDRTVTEPDVVRVIEAAQAIRVPADQQILHVLSKEFSVDDQTSIRDPIGMTGVRLEAEVHIVTAGITAIHNLEKCIESSGLACEVMILSSLASSESVLTSGEKDLGTAVLDIGAGICDLIVYVDGGISYSSVIPFGGINVTSDISIGLKTTLETAELLKKRYGHTILSEIDPTETIEIPPISGRPARQVLREELVSIIEPRMREIFEMADKELEKSGKKGLLAGGVILTGGGSLLEGIDTLAEDVFRLTASRARPGGISGLAEKASSPEFSTVIGMIKYADRMTDMDQKSVDRSEGWSKKIKRWIEDNL, from the coding sequence ATGTCGGAACCGAGAGATAAAATTATTGCTGCACTGGACCTTGGAACTTCTTTGACGAAGGTGGTCTTGGCTCGACCTATTTCCGAGTATGAAGTGGAAATCATTGGAACTGGAGCTTATCCTTCCTCTGGAGTCAAAAACGGATCCATTATCAACATAGAATCCACTACACGTTCCATCATCGAAGCAGTCAGCGAAGCCGAACTCACGTCCGGTCAAGAAATTTCTGTGGTGGCGGTTAACATTACGGGGAAGACGGTTAGAGCTGATAATTCCAAAGGAGTAGTTGCGATCACAAACCGAGATAGAACCGTGACGGAGCCGGACGTAGTCAGAGTAATTGAAGCAGCACAAGCGATTCGGGTTCCTGCGGATCAACAGATCTTACACGTACTCTCCAAAGAATTCTCGGTTGATGATCAAACGAGTATTCGAGATCCGATCGGAATGACAGGAGTTCGTCTAGAAGCAGAAGTTCATATCGTAACGGCAGGAATAACAGCAATTCATAATTTAGAAAAATGTATTGAATCATCCGGTCTCGCTTGTGAAGTAATGATTCTCTCTAGCCTTGCATCCTCTGAGTCAGTTTTGACTTCGGGAGAAAAGGATTTAGGGACCGCGGTTCTGGATATAGGAGCCGGAATCTGTGATCTGATCGTGTATGTGGACGGAGGGATTTCTTATTCTTCCGTGATACCTTTTGGAGGAATCAACGTTACAAGCGACATCTCCATCGGACTTAAAACCACCTTGGAAACCGCCGAACTTCTAAAAAAAAGGTACGGGCATACTATTCTGTCCGAAATCGATCCTACCGAAACGATCGAAATTCCGCCAATTAGTGGAAGACCCGCAAGGCAAGTCCTTCGAGAGGAGCTTGTTTCTATCATCGAACCGAGGATGAGGGAAATCTTTGAGATGGCGGATAAGGAACTGGAAAAATCTGGCAAGAAAGGGCTACTTGCAGGGGGAGTGATCCTCACGGGAGGAGGAAGTCTGCTCGAAGGAATCGACACCCTCGCGGAAGATGTATTTCGTCTAACGGCATCCAGAGCAAGGCCTGGTGGAATTAGCGGACTCGCTGAAAAAGCGTCCTCTCCGGAATTTTCTACGGTGATCGGGATGATTAAATATGCAGATAGGATGACGGACATGGATCAGAAATCCGTAGACCGTTCGGAAGGCTGGTCTAAAAAAATCAAAAGATGGATTGAAGACAATCTTTGA
- the ftsZ gene encoding cell division protein FtsZ — protein sequence MIRFEEEVKSSPAVIKVFGVGGGGMNAVTRMSNSTLKGVEFTILNTDEQVLLRSPVENKIILGTKVTRGMGAGGDPELGYRAAEEDKERIQSSVRGADMVFVTAGMGGGTGTGAAPVIAKIAKEMKCLVVGVVTLPFSFEGKKRMELARKGIEQLRSHVDTLILINNDSIFRVVDKSTPIDLAFQVIDDILLNAVRGISDIINNPGLINVDFADVKTIMKDTGDAVMGVGEGSGEGKVKEAVEYAINNSLLDSASITGASSLLINVSGGKDLTISDWNEVSGIITSQVDPNANIIVGLHEDESLSNKIRVTVIATGFDRRSSSGKLIQNQDLTARVQENYGLQKKAVGMENSSAKKKELFQDENAEQNRNSGSLRLRSSNGSAPKVDDYDIPAYLRRNNSGS from the coding sequence ATGATCCGATTTGAAGAAGAAGTAAAATCAAGTCCCGCAGTAATCAAAGTATTTGGGGTCGGCGGCGGCGGAATGAACGCAGTGACAAGAATGTCTAACTCCACTTTAAAAGGGGTTGAATTTACGATTCTCAATACCGACGAACAAGTTTTACTTCGTTCTCCAGTGGAAAATAAAATCATCTTAGGAACAAAAGTAACTCGCGGTATGGGAGCGGGTGGTGATCCCGAACTCGGTTACAGAGCGGCGGAAGAAGATAAGGAAAGAATACAATCCTCAGTCCGCGGAGCCGATATGGTTTTTGTCACGGCCGGAATGGGGGGAGGGACTGGAACCGGAGCTGCTCCCGTAATTGCAAAGATTGCCAAGGAAATGAAATGCCTCGTGGTAGGAGTTGTTACTCTCCCTTTTTCCTTCGAGGGTAAAAAAAGAATGGAGCTTGCTCGCAAAGGAATCGAACAACTTCGTTCTCACGTTGATACTTTGATTCTCATTAATAACGATTCCATCTTCAGAGTTGTGGATAAAAGCACTCCGATTGATCTTGCGTTTCAAGTGATCGACGATATTCTTCTCAACGCTGTCAGAGGAATCAGCGATATTATTAACAATCCGGGACTGATCAATGTAGACTTTGCAGACGTGAAAACGATCATGAAAGACACCGGAGATGCGGTAATGGGAGTCGGAGAAGGAAGCGGAGAAGGTAAAGTTAAAGAAGCCGTTGAATACGCTATCAACAATTCTCTGTTAGATTCGGCTTCGATTACGGGGGCTTCTTCACTTCTCATTAACGTTTCGGGTGGAAAAGATCTTACAATCTCTGATTGGAATGAGGTTTCCGGAATCATCACTTCTCAAGTGGATCCGAACGCGAATATCATCGTCGGTCTTCACGAAGATGAAAGTCTTTCTAATAAAATTCGGGTAACCGTAATCGCTACCGGTTTTGATAGGCGTTCCTCTTCGGGAAAACTTATTCAAAATCAGGATTTGACTGCGAGGGTTCAGGAAAACTACGGTCTTCAAAAGAAAGCGGTGGGAATGGAAAACTCTTCTGCGAAGAAGAAAGAACTCTTTCAGGATGAAAACGCAGAACAGAATCGAAACTCTGGATCTTTACGACTTCGTTCTTCGAACGGTTCTGCTCCGAAAGTGGACGATTACGATATTCCGGCGTATCTTAGAAGGAACAATTCGGGATCTTGA
- the lep gene encoding LipL41-expression chaperone Lep, which produces MRVTRSNLIPLKLQNCMKSGRKSAFLISIFTFSIVFLIDCRKTPNEEECVENQMHNVKLIAQASEDEIPPTMQQIMLKQILQPAMSRAIVLRCMSEKTLKQVQCELAKEKFRDLKECKKFGKEESK; this is translated from the coding sequence ATGAGAGTAACGCGAAGTAATCTGATTCCTTTGAAATTGCAGAATTGTATGAAAAGCGGACGAAAGTCCGCTTTTCTTATTTCTATTTTCACCTTTTCAATCGTATTCCTTATCGATTGTAGAAAAACCCCGAACGAAGAGGAATGCGTGGAAAACCAGATGCACAACGTAAAGTTGATCGCACAAGCCTCCGAAGACGAAATCCCGCCCACGATGCAACAAATCATGCTGAAACAGATTCTTCAGCCGGCCATGTCTCGGGCCATTGTACTCCGTTGTATGTCCGAAAAAACCCTAAAACAGGTCCAATGCGAACTAGCAAAGGAAAAGTTTAGGGATTTAAAAGAATGTAAAAAATTTGGGAAAGAAGAATCGAAATAA
- a CDS encoding lipoprotein LipL41 yields MRKLSSLITVLVLLIYLGNCAATVDVEYPVFPKDKEGRALQKFLGTIRNVGLAVEAPKKSLWEAIFGEGSSFIDQMPSKVFEAFDKESYYKLTDLSKRADILNEATLSLTGITKSRAKIGNLIGAEAILYIGYQKPYTECGSENKIDAVAAGLKVAGFAASMATGKEVNTGNDPVSKPTGVRYMLIPLDATLIKVETGEVKKAVVSNPAKIFNSVGNLECPSILDSFGQGLDEAAAYIKGRLSPIVKTERIKVFVKDEDEEVKELLQEGYEEIVGETPSFKKAKEAWEKADKKAKGQSWGAKANLATYYFSVGDFEKSIKLYEEAMKLKDADKSYLRELRKRVEATFAVDESNAK; encoded by the coding sequence ATGAGAAAATTATCTTCTCTAATCACTGTGTTAGTTCTCCTTATTTATTTAGGAAATTGCGCAGCTACAGTCGATGTAGAATATCCGGTATTCCCGAAAGATAAAGAAGGCCGTGCGCTTCAGAAATTCCTCGGAACGATTCGTAACGTAGGTTTGGCTGTCGAAGCCCCAAAGAAAAGTCTCTGGGAAGCGATCTTCGGAGAAGGTTCTAGTTTTATCGACCAAATGCCTTCTAAAGTTTTCGAGGCATTCGATAAAGAATCTTATTACAAACTTACCGACCTCAGCAAACGTGCCGATATCCTTAACGAGGCTACTCTTTCTCTCACAGGAATTACGAAAAGCAGAGCGAAGATCGGAAATCTAATCGGGGCGGAAGCAATCCTTTACATCGGATATCAAAAACCCTATACAGAGTGTGGTAGCGAAAACAAAATCGATGCAGTTGCGGCTGGTCTTAAAGTTGCCGGTTTTGCTGCTTCCATGGCAACGGGTAAAGAAGTGAATACCGGAAACGATCCCGTTTCAAAACCGACTGGCGTTCGTTATATGCTAATTCCTTTAGATGCAACTTTGATCAAAGTAGAAACTGGAGAAGTTAAAAAAGCGGTCGTTTCTAACCCCGCAAAAATTTTTAACAGCGTCGGAAATCTGGAATGTCCTTCCATTCTGGATTCTTTCGGACAAGGATTGGACGAAGCCGCTGCATATATCAAAGGCAGACTTTCTCCGATTGTTAAAACGGAAAGAATTAAGGTTTTCGTAAAAGACGAAGATGAGGAAGTAAAAGAACTTCTCCAAGAAGGTTACGAAGAAATCGTGGGAGAAACTCCAAGTTTTAAAAAGGCAAAAGAAGCCTGGGAAAAAGCGGATAAAAAAGCGAAAGGTCAATCCTGGGGAGCGAAAGCAAACCTAGCGACTTATTATTTTTCCGTCGGCGATTTCGAAAAATCGATCAAACTCTACGAAGAAGCTATGAAACTCAAAGATGCCGATAAAAGTTATCTGAGAGAACTTAGAAAAAGAGTAGAGGCTACGTTTGCAGTTGATGAGAGTAACGCGAAGTAA
- the nadA gene encoding quinolinate synthase NadA → MKTLEEITIALKNTYMEHEVEEKLPLIQEIQKLKREKNAILLGHNYMTPDVFHGVSDITGDSLYLSKVATDTDADIILFNGVHFMAETAKLMSPQKKVLIADLKAGCSLAESITRQDVIDLKRKYPGVPVVTYVNCTADVKAETDICCTSANALQVIESLESDTVIFLPDRYLAANVQNLTRKKIITHPGSCMVHEMYSAEDIELTRRQFPGVTVISHPECKTEVVDHSDYSGSTSQMSDFIRKSGTKNIFLITECSMGDNLRTEFPDRHFVSTCQVCPHMKKITLEKIKDALLYDQYEIHLDPEVIEKGRMSVQRMLDLSFKK, encoded by the coding sequence ATGAAAACCCTTGAAGAAATTACGATAGCTCTTAAAAACACTTACATGGAACACGAAGTGGAAGAAAAACTTCCCTTAATCCAGGAAATTCAAAAATTAAAGAGAGAGAAAAATGCGATTCTTCTCGGGCACAATTATATGACTCCGGATGTGTTTCACGGGGTCTCGGATATCACGGGCGATTCTCTTTACCTGAGTAAGGTCGCGACGGATACGGACGCAGACATCATTCTTTTTAACGGGGTTCATTTTATGGCAGAGACTGCAAAGCTTATGTCTCCCCAAAAGAAGGTTCTCATTGCGGATCTCAAAGCGGGTTGTTCTCTTGCAGAGAGTATCACGAGACAAGATGTAATCGATCTCAAACGAAAATATCCAGGTGTTCCCGTAGTTACATACGTTAACTGCACTGCGGACGTAAAAGCTGAAACGGACATCTGTTGCACCTCGGCGAACGCGTTACAAGTGATCGAGTCCTTGGAAAGTGATACCGTGATTTTTTTACCTGATCGTTATTTGGCTGCAAACGTTCAGAATCTTACCAGGAAAAAGATCATCACACATCCCGGGAGTTGTATGGTTCACGAGATGTATTCCGCGGAAGACATCGAACTTACAAGAAGACAGTTTCCTGGCGTTACTGTGATCTCTCATCCCGAATGTAAAACCGAAGTTGTGGATCATTCTGATTATTCCGGTTCCACTTCCCAAATGAGCGATTTTATCCGTAAATCTGGAACGAAGAATATTTTCCTAATTACGGAATGTTCTATGGGTGATAACTTGCGTACCGAATTTCCGGACCGTCATTTCGTTTCCACTTGCCAGGTTTGTCCTCACATGAAAAAAATCACTTTGGAAAAAATCAAAGACGCGCTCTTGTACGATCAGTACGAAATTCATCTAGATCCGGAAGTGATCGAGAAGGGGAGAATGTCCGTTCAAAGAATGTTGGATCTTTCTTTTAAGAAATAG